Proteins encoded together in one Paracoccus sp. SMMA_5_TC window:
- a CDS encoding PQQ-dependent sugar dehydrogenase has translation MTRLTRLAASLIVALSPLPALADFNDAPPNARGQTAAFPNQTRAPVIPRALRLIQTPLVSNLEKPWGMALLPDGGLLITEKPGRLRLYRDGTLSDPIAGLPPVADDGQGGLLDVAIGPNFARDRQIWFSFAMPKEGRNATTAVGTAKLSADATRLEDMRVILEQQPAVESPIHFGSRLVFDRDGMLFVTTGDRGMPPEVSAVQDLTSHHGKVLRIDPQTGRAAPGNPLTPAQGQPQIWSWGHRNLQAAALDAQGRLWTVEHGPQGGDELNQPQPGRNYGWPVISYGVNYDGNPIGAGLTAREGLEQPVYYWDPVIAPSGMVFYDGAMFPEWQGDALIGALRGAVVRLKIENGRVVGEQRLAEGIGRVRDIEVAPDGALLILTDEDPGQLIRLSRPVASD, from the coding sequence ATGACCCGACTGACCCGCCTTGCCGCCAGCCTGATCGTGGCCCTGTCGCCCCTGCCGGCCCTGGCCGATTTCAACGACGCGCCGCCGAATGCCCGCGGCCAGACCGCCGCCTTTCCCAATCAGACCCGGGCGCCGGTCATTCCGCGCGCGCTGCGGCTGATCCAGACGCCCCTGGTCAGCAATCTGGAAAAGCCCTGGGGCATGGCGCTGTTGCCCGATGGCGGGCTGCTGATCACCGAAAAGCCGGGCCGGCTGCGGCTTTACCGCGACGGCACGCTGTCCGATCCGATCGCCGGCCTGCCGCCGGTCGCCGATGATGGCCAGGGCGGGTTGCTGGATGTGGCGATCGGGCCGAACTTTGCCCGCGATCGTCAGATCTGGTTCAGCTTTGCCATGCCGAAGGAGGGGCGCAATGCCACCACCGCAGTCGGCACCGCCAAACTGTCGGCCGATGCGACCCGGCTGGAGGATATGCGCGTCATTCTGGAACAGCAGCCCGCAGTCGAATCGCCGATCCATTTCGGTTCGCGCCTGGTCTTTGATCGCGACGGCATGCTGTTTGTCACCACAGGCGACCGCGGCATGCCGCCCGAGGTGTCAGCGGTGCAGGATCTGACCAGCCACCACGGCAAGGTGCTGCGCATCGATCCGCAGACCGGCCGCGCCGCGCCCGGCAATCCGCTGACACCGGCACAGGGTCAGCCGCAGATCTGGTCCTGGGGCCATCGCAATCTGCAGGCGGCGGCGCTGGATGCGCAAGGTCGGCTGTGGACGGTCGAGCACGGCCCCCAGGGCGGGGACGAACTGAACCAGCCGCAGCCGGGCCGCAACTACGGCTGGCCGGTCATCAGCTATGGCGTGAACTACGACGGCAACCCGATCGGCGCCGGGCTGACCGCGCGCGAGGGGCTGGAACAGCCGGTCTATTACTGGGATCCGGTGATCGCGCCCAGCGGCATGGTGTTCTATGACGGCGCGATGTTTCCCGAATGGCAAGGCGATGCGCTGATCGGCGCGCTGCGCGGCGCGGTGGTCCGGCTGAAGATCGAGAACGGGCGGGTAGTCGGCGAACAGCGCCTGGCCGAGGGCATCGGCCGCGTCCGCGACATCGAGGTGGCGCCCGACGGTGCGCTGCTGATCCTGACCGACGAAGACCCGGGCCAGCTGATCCGGCTGAGCCGGCCCGTCGCGTCCGATTAA
- a CDS encoding saccharopine dehydrogenase, with translation MVHLWLRSETRPNEQRAPLTPEGARDLIARGFRITVEDSRHRILPTAAYAEMGAEIAPPDSWPSAPAAALILGLKELPEADTPLPHRHIMFGHAYKGQPPGHRLLRRLARGGGALYDLEYLTDEQGRRLAAFGYWAGFAGAAVSLRAWAAQRRGGICPPVAASPSRQQLEADLRAELDATGAPRPRAIVVGALGRVGRGAGDLLTAMGVATTRWDMAETAGGGPYPQILDHDLFINCILAGPDSPVLIPAEAAGPARRLTVIGDVACDPGSDFNPIKVYDRVTDWAQPVRRVADRPVLDVMAIDNLPSLLPLESSQDFAAQLLPVLAGLDRIDTGPWGRARALFDRHLAAL, from the coding sequence CGCAGCGAAACCCGTCCCAATGAACAGCGCGCGCCCCTGACCCCCGAGGGCGCGCGCGACCTGATCGCGCGCGGCTTTCGCATCACGGTCGAGGACAGCCGCCACCGCATCCTGCCCACCGCCGCCTATGCAGAGATGGGGGCCGAGATCGCGCCGCCGGACAGCTGGCCCTCGGCGCCGGCCGCGGCGCTGATCCTGGGGCTGAAGGAACTGCCCGAAGCCGATACGCCGCTGCCGCACCGTCACATCATGTTCGGCCATGCCTACAAGGGTCAGCCGCCGGGGCACAGGTTGCTGCGGCGGCTGGCGCGCGGCGGCGGCGCGCTTTACGATCTGGAATACCTGACCGACGAACAGGGCCGGCGACTGGCGGCCTTTGGTTACTGGGCGGGCTTTGCCGGGGCGGCGGTATCGCTGCGCGCATGGGCGGCGCAGCGTCGGGGGGGCATATGCCCGCCGGTCGCGGCCTCGCCCTCGCGCCAGCAGCTCGAGGCGGATCTACGCGCCGAACTGGATGCCACCGGCGCGCCCAGACCGCGCGCGATCGTGGTCGGCGCGCTGGGGCGCGTCGGGCGCGGTGCCGGCGACCTGCTGACGGCAATGGGTGTCGCCACCACCCGCTGGGACATGGCCGAAACCGCCGGCGGCGGCCCCTACCCCCAGATCCTGGACCATGACCTGTTCATCAACTGCATCCTCGCCGGGCCGGACAGCCCGGTGCTGATCCCGGCCGAGGCGGCAGGGCCGGCGCGGCGGCTGACGGTGATCGGCGATGTCGCCTGCGATCCGGGCAGCGACTTCAACCCGATCAAGGTCTATGACCGCGTCACCGACTGGGCGCAGCCGGTGCGGCGCGTGGCGGATCGGCCGGTGCTGGATGTCATGGCAATCGACAACCTGCCGTCGCTGCTGCCGCTGGAAAGTTCGCAGGATTTCGCTGCGCAGCTTCTGCCGGTGCTGGCCGGGCTGGACCGCATCGACACCGGCCCTTGGGGGCGTGCACGCGCGCTGTTCGACCGGCATCTGGCCGCACTTTGA